The following nucleotide sequence is from Pungitius pungitius chromosome 6, fPunPun2.1, whole genome shotgun sequence.
CCCAGGAATTCTGCCAGGAACTCCTTGAGTATTCCATGCTTGATCGCACAGTGTCGCCTCATGCTTCTCTTGTGTTGTACTTCCATGTATCCCTGTGCCAAGTGCTGGCTAAAACTACCAAATGTCCACCAGTGTGAACCTCCGGAGTTCTCAAATCTCCACCTCTACCAGAGCGCAGCCACTCACAGCAGACCATTGATCCACCGGCGAAACCATCACAATCCTCTAATCAGCCCACACACAGACTCCGGAGGGTTGATTCACGTTACATCTCCCTccgacaaaacaaacaacttctTTTAGTTTCTTGAGATGTATCGACATCGTCGTTTTATTGATTCATTAGTTCAAGATTTACAGTTGAGGGTAAACGCATGCTGCAAATGAATAGCTCattaacaaatgaatgaatgtgagtGGAGGTAAATAAGCCAGCCCTTCGGCTGCATTGTAAGACATCAGTTTGTCGGGTTTTGCAGTTATACATGTTGCCACAAGAGGTCAGACATGGCAACCCGGGAACATCGTGAAGTCACACCTGAGTTTGTTAAAGGGGTTATGTTGAATAATAACATCAAGTCCATCATTAACAAAAGTCCAAAGACGACACGCGCTGTTTCCATCGGACGCCTGTCAGTCGGACCCGAGGTCATCCACGTCGTTCCCGTCGTCCTTactgagaggaggggaggattTCCTCTTACGCCTGTTGATGCACAGTAAAGTAAAAACGACCAGAGTTAAAGAACCACTCGAACTACTGAAATAGCAGAACCTCGGGGCCAGAAGGTGAGCGGTCACCTCATCTCGCTCCGCAGTGAGCTCAGCTGCCCGTGGAGCTGTTCGTTGGACTCGATCTGCTCGTCCAGTTCTCTCTGCAGCTTCTTTTTGCCGTGTTCCAGTCGCTcaatctcctcctccgcctcgtcCATCTGCCTCTTGGCCGTCTTCAGCCTCTGGGTCAGCTGAAGGGTTCACAAAAGCGATGCCCTGATGAGTCACGGGTTTCAAGTCTGCCGCCGCTGAACCGCTGGGTTAAAGCGCTCGTCTACCTGGTCTCTCTGGCTCTGCAGGTTGACGTGTTCCTCGTCCGTCTgcatcttcatctccttcacctTGCGCTCCAGCTTGCGGTTGGCTTGTTGCAGGCTGTTGTTGTCtctgcgagaaaaaaaaaaaagaaaaaaaaaacatcaacaggtCACGTCGCAGTTCCGCAGCTTCCTGTAACTCAACACCTTCCTGGCGAGAATCACCTCTCTTCTCCTTGCAGCCTTTCCTCGAGCTCCTGAATGCGGCTGTTAAGTTTGGAGACAAGCGAATCCTGGTTGGTCCTCTGGGATCCTTCTAGATGAGTCACTCTGCTCCTCAGGTCTTTATTctcagagaggaaatgaaacaGAAGAATGTCATTTGTTAGGCGAAACGTAAGCTCCTGCCGTGGAGCTGTGTCAAAGAAGCTCAGCCAACGGGTTCACATCATTCCGCTCATCTCCAAGAAACCCAGCGTTGTGCCAAACAACTTGTAAACCTGCAATAATAGAATAGATTATCTGTGCTGTCGAATGTCTTCCAGATGTGAGGCCAGGTGTCACGTCGCTCCGCACACAAGGTCACGTTTCTGTCTCTAGAATCAAAGACGTCCTGTCCACGCTTGAGTAAATGCTCTGCTGTGtcatgaggtcaaaggtcgcttACCTGTCTCTCCAGGCTCATCTTGTCACACTCCAGGTCCTGCCTGGCTGCCCTCTCCTGCATCAGCTCACTCCTCATCTGATCCATCTGtcgagaggaggggaaaagTTGACCTTTTATCAGCGGTGGAATATAACTAAGTGCATCCAATAATCGTTTTAATCCATTTAAATATTAGATGTGTGTATCCAAGCCTTTTTTGTCTTATGTCATTATCAttgattgtttgttgtttgttgctgatttcctgttttattttgatagtCAGTCTCATGTGTCATTACAAGAGTGATTTATTCTCCTTCCtgcctttgtcttttttcccgCCTGTTTCCTATCTCACCTGTGTTTCCTTAGTTGATTTGCcccttgtgtatttagtctgtCAGGTTTCCCTCTtttcgttttttcttcttctacattcCAGCCTTTTGTATTGAGTTTTCTTCAGTGTTTGGGGTTATAGTTTGTGTTGGATGAAATTCTCTTTATATTGTTTTTGCCATGATTTATTTCAATGAAAGTCTCCCTGCTGCCTCTTCATCTCTTCATTTGAGTTTGGTCTCATACTTGGTAGGTTATTTCATGCAGGACTTAAACTTGAAAGTATTATGGGCAAAGGATCGGATTCTTCTTCCACAACTGGCATTCAGTcataatatatatactatacAACCCAAGCAAGTTTTGATTTATCATGCCAATTTCTAACCATGGAACTAAATATAGGCGTTAACTTTGTGCAGACTGTTTTCCACATAAAcctcaaaacacaaacaaattaaaaatgacagcACCTGTTGACAATAACTTTTAGGTTAAATTAAGTTTTCAGCTTAACTCCTAAAGTCCGAGGAAACGCTGTCTGGTCTGAGTGGGCCGATCAAATCTAAAGGCTTCTTTCTTCTCTATTGACATCCAGAGGCCCAGTGAAGGGGCTTTGAATAGCTGCTCACAATAGTTGgctgttttcttgtgttttgtgtgtcaatTAGTCGGCACCACATTGCTCCCATGAATAGTGGCCCACTTCACAGGCAAACCGAGGACGTGAGACTGTTATGACGACGTCAGAGAGAAAGCGACGTAGCCCGCATGAAGTCAGTGCAGCTCAGCCACGTTTCAGGGCTGTTACAAGGAGTGAGCGTTCTCAAGTCTGAGTGCAAATCCTTTTGTGACAAGAACAGATGCGGCTGCAGGGTCTTAAAAATGAACAGTTATAAGCAGCATTAAGAATGGCAGCGAATGCAAAGCGAGAGGGAGGGAACGCGCCTGCTCTTTGGTTTTGTCTAATCGTTCCATCAGGCTGTCAGCGCTGACGCGCTCATCGTTGAGATCCTCTTCCAGTTGGCCGATGCGTCCCTGAGAGAAGAAGGAACATGTGTGATAATCAAATGATTATCAAGTTAATAATCACACTGTACAGCACAGAGGACACGATGGAGCCATGTCTTAAGGATGTGGTTAAAATAAGGGTGTTGGGTAAATaaaacggggggtggggggggtggtgaaaGACGATTCCTGAGATCACCCAGACAGGTCTGATAACTTTGTACAGTAAACACCCTCGGCCGACACACAGTGTCAACATTGGTGGCGCTGGTGTCGACTTGCAGTGTTGTGTCATCAGCGGGGCCAGCAGTGCTGAGCTGGGAGATGTTTGTTGCTGTGGCTCCTTTCTGCGCCCTTTTAGTTTCACTGGAACAAGTGAGTGCAAATACTGGCACCTGGACCAAGGGAAGACGTAATGATAGACTGAAGAATGTTGGGCTGAAGGCTCTAATGGAGTTAGTTACTGTCCTTAGTGGAAAGCTCCAGGTGACACTTAGGTTCCAGTGTTTTGATCCACGCTAGGAACAAAGTCAAGATAAATCCGTCACGTTCCCGGGTTGCGGAGACATTTTACCTCCATGACTTTGACCTGGCGCTCTCGCTCTCCCGCCGCCGCTGCgtttctctcctccagctcctccaccttctgctCCAGCTGCCGGACCCTCAGCtgggcctcctgctgctccctgcGACAGCGCCGCAGGTCCTCCTCCAGAGGAAGCAGCTGAACTCATAACGGagcacagaacaaacacaccCTGTGAGATAAGGTGACGGCCCCTCACTCAGATGTGTGAGGGATATGTGCTGAATGGTTGCAACACATCTGTGACTACTTTTCTATCTCTgtccagacaaaaaaaacgtttaaactGTCTCAACAACATCTTATCCTGAGAAAAACATTTGCACTCCTTTCCATCctaatcttgttttttttttgctgaacccACATGCTGGTGAATCACAGAGACAATGAGTACCACACCTCTTCCTGAAGCTTTTTGGCCGCCTGACGGCATTTCTCCAGCTCGCCTCCCTTTTCCTGCAGCTGTCTGCGCAGCTCGTCCAACTCCCTCTGACTCCTCTCTCTGGCCTCCTCGACCTGGTCCTGAAGCACATCTGTAGACGCCTCGCACTCCTCCATGATGCTATTCATCTGAGATAAAGACAGTGTTTCTACGGTGAGATACGTGGAGCTTCTTGTTAACATGGATAAGTCACAATAAATATCAGCTAATTCTGCTCATCTCATGTGACTTGATAACTAAACGCCTAACAGATAGTCCAGGTACACCTCTCACCTTCCTCTGCAGTTGCTCCACAGTTCTGTCCTGCAgcctcctctcatcctccagCTCAGTTTTTGCCCTCCATAGTTCCTCtatttgtttcctctcctccttgagTTTCTCCTTCAGGTCCCTGTGCTCATGGTTTAGCTTGGTCAGCTTACTCTGGGAAAGAATAGAAAGCGATTAAAAACGGGACAACTGTGATGCAATAGAGTCAAAAGCTATTTGTGAGGCATCTTAGACCACGGAGACGCCCTCTAAAGGTTCCTCCAGAGCTAACAGCAAAGTGCCGCTACCTGCACGTCCTCCAGGCGAGTGAGCAGCAACTGGTTGGACTGACACATCTCCTCCTCGTTCCTCCTCACATCCGCCAGcgcttcctccacctgctgcttttCCCTCTGGAGAGCGAGGAACACACAGGAACACCTGACTCAGAATAAAAGCAGAGAACGTCCACAGGCAGACTGAAAGTGAATCCGTCGTCTCACCTCCAGCTGCTTCGCGCTCTGCTCCAGGAGCCTCTCTGCGGCTTTGGACTCCTGAAGTGTCAGATTCAGCTGATCCACCTTGTTGTTCAGCTCCTGCACCTTTCCTCTCAGCTGATCCCTGTCCTGGCTCAGATCCTTCAGCAGCACCTTAGTCGTGcctttctcctctgctgcttcgGCCATCTCTCGACCCAGCAGCGCGCTGCTCTGTGAGACAGGACGGAGGAGCAGAGGGTGGAACCGTGGTTTAGCTTTTGGACAAACAAAGAGGAATGGTAGAGAGGCTGGTCTTCACTGTTCACCTCTTTAGCCAGGTCTAAATCCCTGAGCATCTTCTCCAGCTCACTTTCATATTCCTCCTTCAAGGCGCCAATGTAAGAATCGTGAgtctccacctcctctttgAGCGCCCCCTTCAGGGCGCTGAGCTCCCTCTCCCTGTGGtgcagcacctcctcctgctcctctttcaCCCGCAGCATCTCCTGAAACTCCACACGCAGCTGCGCCATATCCTGACAGACATCCATTCAGAAACTACGTCACCACGAGTCCAGCGAAGGAGCTGCACAGCTGCTGTTGATTTGTGTGTCGTGTGGTTTTAATTTACCTCCAGTAGGACTTCTTTGTCCGTATTAATCACCTCGGCCTTCGTGGCGAGGTCCAGCTCATCGTGCATCTCAGAGAGCTGCATCTGAAGGTCTTTCATCTCCGTCCTagatctctctttctctgccttcaTCTGTGTCAGCCTTACAACGTGCACGAATGTGCACGACAGACAGAAACATGACGGATACATTTGAGATTGATAAAAGAAGCCTGCGCCCCATGCTTCAAAGTTCTAACAAAGGCGCTTGATGGCACTAGATAAGAAGACGCTATATCTGCACACTTAATCCAAATGGTATTTGACCCTTCTTTTTCAgtcaaatgaccttttttccccTTAACTCTATTTGACTCACTTTGTTTTGCAACTTTAGAATTATTCAAAGGAATAGTTCAACACTACCAGGTAAACTTGAAGTGGCTTTGTTGCTGGGAGTTAGATTGCAAGATTGAAACCACTCCTACATGCCAAATGCTAAATATAAAGCGAATTCGCATAGCTTAGAATAAATGCTCAACACGGGGAAGCGGCGAACTAACACCAACTATCAGCACATCTAAAGCTCAATTCTCAACTTTATCCGTCCTTTGTTTAATCCTCACTAAAAACATGTGCTGGACTATTTCTTGTCCGGGAGCAGTTCCTTCTTCAAGCCAAACAATCGCTGGCCAATAGCAGGCTAGTCC
It contains:
- the LOC119196338 gene encoding cingulin-like protein 1 isoform X1 — its product is MESHRLSVSPDVRMQRSYTQQHGARGGQDNLFGVRVQVQGIKGQPYVVLNSSGQEIHRDVSVITHQAGYSPGMVRRSADERPRPAESQGTENSSAFHYQKHPEILRPYDPESNNMHLVVPSAASGVGHPDTAGKPRIPLPAEGPVGDHGEVAVNRTPSPCRRVPASTPDSVDTESFLSVGKLISRFNSSQRRGRGGPRNRLEPEQCRRSRSVDSSRNHDSSPSSSSSSRASSLRGIRGETTSGGMYPPGSARARLLGGEAPLPREENKPGAALQGHRGNGTVSPRAAKSLQRPEKSRSFSDQADKSDERDAQVTPDLLKGQQELSVDPPEDADKQMLFTYLKDGTADDDSTTQKKVTVLLEKVKKDYAEEGKLLQQKQAALEKEVVELKQKLETEIKNEKTLAKACEKARTEKKKLQEELAKSQEELYKLSDRLAEIEAELQSTKKELTQMKAEKERSRTEMKDLQMQLSEMHDELDLATKAEVINTDKEVLLEDMAQLRVEFQEMLRVKEEQEEVLHHRERELSALKGALKEEVETHDSYIGALKEEYESELEKMLRDLDLAKESSALLGREMAEAAEEKGTTKVLLKDLSQDRDQLRGKVQELNNKVDQLNLTLQESKAAERLLEQSAKQLEREKQQVEEALADVRRNEEEMCQSNQLLLTRLEDVQSKLTKLNHEHRDLKEKLKEERKQIEELWRAKTELEDERRLQDRTVEQLQRKMNSIMEECEASTDVLQDQVEEARERSQRELDELRRQLQEKGGELEKCRQAAKKLQEELLPLEEDLRRCRREQQEAQLRVRQLEQKVEELEERNAAAAGERERQVKVMEGRIGQLEEDLNDERVSADSLMERLDKTKEQMDQMRSELMQERAARQDLECDKMSLERQNKDLRSRVTHLEGSQRTNQDSLVSKLNSRIQELEERLQGEERDNNSLQQANRKLERKVKEMKMQTDEEHVNLQSQRDQLTQRLKTAKRQMDEAEEEIERLEHGKKKLQRELDEQIESNEQLHGQLSSLRSEMRRKRKSSPPLSKDDGNDVDDLGSD
- the LOC119196338 gene encoding cingulin-like protein 1 isoform X2 yields the protein MESHRLSVSPDVRMQRSYTQQHGARGGQDNLFGVRVQVQGIKGQPYVVLNSSGQEIHRDVSVITHQAGYSPGMVRRSADERPRPAESQGTENSSAFHYQKHPEILRPYDPESNNMHLVVPSAASGVGHPDTAGKPRIPLPAEGPVGDHGEVAVNRTPSPCRRVPASTPDSVDTESFLSVGKLISRFNSSQRRGRGGPRNRLEPEQCRRSRSVDSSRNHDSSPSSSSSSRASSLRGIRGETTSGGMYPPGSARARLLGGEAPLPREENKPGAALQGHRGNGTVSPRAAKSLQRPEKSRSFSDQADKSDERDAQVTPDLLKGQQELSVDPPEDADKQMLFTYLKDGTADDDSTTQKKVTVLLEKDYAEEGKLLQQKQAALEKEVVELKQKLETEIKNEKTLAKACEKARTEKKKLQEELAKSQEELYKLSDRLAEIEAELQSTKKELTQMKAEKERSRTEMKDLQMQLSEMHDELDLATKAEVINTDKEVLLEDMAQLRVEFQEMLRVKEEQEEVLHHRERELSALKGALKEEVETHDSYIGALKEEYESELEKMLRDLDLAKESSALLGREMAEAAEEKGTTKVLLKDLSQDRDQLRGKVQELNNKVDQLNLTLQESKAAERLLEQSAKQLEREKQQVEEALADVRRNEEEMCQSNQLLLTRLEDVQSKLTKLNHEHRDLKEKLKEERKQIEELWRAKTELEDERRLQDRTVEQLQRKMNSIMEECEASTDVLQDQVEEARERSQRELDELRRQLQEKGGELEKCRQAAKKLQEELLPLEEDLRRCRREQQEAQLRVRQLEQKVEELEERNAAAAGERERQVKVMEGRIGQLEEDLNDERVSADSLMERLDKTKEQMDQMRSELMQERAARQDLECDKMSLERQNKDLRSRVTHLEGSQRTNQDSLVSKLNSRIQELEERLQGEERDNNSLQQANRKLERKVKEMKMQTDEEHVNLQSQRDQLTQRLKTAKRQMDEAEEEIERLEHGKKKLQRELDEQIESNEQLHGQLSSLRSEMRRKRKSSPPLSKDDGNDVDDLGSD